Genomic segment of Coffea arabica cultivar ET-39 chromosome 1e, Coffea Arabica ET-39 HiFi, whole genome shotgun sequence:
ACTCAAAACGCACACTCCACTGAATAAAACGTCAACCTTCTTATTGTGAAGTTCCTGACATTATGTACAATAAAGGCAAACTTGACATCTTGGTAATTCAATAACTACAAACCTATTGGAAGAAGTTGGAGGAAAAAACATTATCGCTAAAGCAGTGAACGCATCTGTGGCCTCTTGTGGACTTTCTCTTGGCAAATTCTTGTGTCAAAGATACATGGATATACAAAGGCTGAAACATGGCATGGTGAGCCAAATCCAagataaaaatggaaaaaatagagaagaaaGTGTAAAATACTACTAGTCCCACTAAATCAAAAATAGCAAGATTATAGGTTATGTGTTTACTTTTTTGAATTGTAAAAATTAGTATTAccattcaaagaaatagagaggAGAAATGGATGTTGGCATGTTTGCTTGAATAGTTATATGTTTTAACTATGACAAAATGTTTGTTTTGACCTATATAAGCAAAGTCTCACTTAATACCTTTCTCATTAATTTGTTTCAAGGACTGCTGTCTCGCACCACTCTAAGTATATTGTTCAAAGAATTTTTAATTCATTAATATATATCCAAAAATTATTAGGCCATCAATTGTTAAAAGTTCAAATTTGTTATTTAGGATCCATGATGTATTCATTCTATTTACAAGGAAAATAAAATGCGACATGGAGAGAAATTtacattttattttacttgagAATTTTCCTTCCGTTGTTTAAAGTTTCTCTAGACTATGTCCAAGCTATTCATTATCGTTTATCACTATAACACTATTGGTgattattatttgattttgtagttattaatattatgttttctataaaaaaaatttccatttGTGGAGGATCAATTGGAGTTTTCATTTGCATCAATTGAGAATAATTGTATAATTTAGGGATGCTTTTAGAAATCTTTCCTGAGATTTCTAATAGTTTTATTGCCCtcttttgaagttttgaaataTTACTTACATCCTCTGTTAGTTATTTGGGACTCAATGCTTACCTTATCGATGGTCAAATGACTTTATTACCTTTACAACTTAAGAGATTTTACTTAATTATATAGAGAGAAATAATTGAACCAATTGTAACGAAATTTATCATAATTTGGAAtgtaaaaattttggaaaatttgaatCCTAtcttttttctatattttagtAGTTGTTATAAATTCTTCCCCTAaagaatatattaaaatttatgttgatatattattttttcttagAATTTCATAAGAATAACAAGATCAATACCAAAAATACACAATTAAAGAGGGTAAAGTGTTGAAATACATTTACAAATTAGTCTTATTAAGTTACGGGTAAAATGTAACTACacataatttttttcctttcctttctttttcaaaaaaaatggcatttattttcttttcagtGTCTATATAATCCAAAAAAGATGGCTTGAAATCGATTTTCTCCACTattatttcctctttttttttccaataaaatcatttgctttttattgaTCTGAACATTAAACTAAGTGTTGTTATCTTTTGATTACAAACAATGGGAATTTCTTATTAATCATGTGAAATAATGGACTATaaatgaaagaaataatttaaaaaaaaggacaTCATTTagcatattttatatttttcatgatAAGCAATAGATTATGGTGTTTCTTTTTGAAGAGGCCATACTTTTTGTTGTCCAATTCCTGTTCAAATCTTACAAATTCCAGTGCTAAAAGTTCACGAATTGAACCTGCAACTCTTGATTCCAAATTAAAAAAGTCTCCATTCCAATTCTTTGGTTTTACTAATTTATGTTGTTCCATAGAAAAGTAGCTAGCTGTTACTGTTGAATTCTACTATGCTCATGTTAGCGTTGCAATTTCCTCCAGTTATACGACACTCTCTGACTGTGGTGTTTATTTTGCATATTTAActatttttcccttttgattcTAAGTCCACTAACAAGTAAATAGTTGAGAGGCATTTGTGAATTCAAATGTTCTTCTCACCTTTGAAAttatttgggttgatttgtcccAAGAAAATTAGTTTCAAAGGAGGTCactgatatttttaaaacctttAAAAAGGCAGTAAAATTATCAGCAACCTCAACCTCGAGggaagtttctgaaattatgTCCTTATAATTTATGTTAATGTTAATTCCACTAGTGGTACATTATTCTCCCACCTTGTGTTGGTTGTTGTACTTGCAAAAGCTATCGGGTTTTGTTTAGAGGTAAATATGATATTACAAAACTCGTCAGGTCCAAATTGTAAATTTGAGGGGTTGTCTTagatttcttcaaatttctttGGGCAGTCTAGAAAGCACCCTATTAAAAGCGTTTCCTTAGCCGCGCCTTATACGGCACAGCTGTTACTTTATTGCACGTATGATGTTTGCAAAAATTACTGAAAGAGCCTGTTATCCACTGTTGCTTGTCTTTTTGGTCTTCAGATCGTGGCACCATATGGGTTCTTGTAACGAAATCCTCTGGACCCGAATGGCGGCAATGGGTGCATTAACTTCCGGGTTGCAGCAGCTGCAGTTGAAGACTTGTCAGCTCTTTGGAACTTCTGATCTGCATCACTTTGATAACATCCTTCCCAAGAAACGAGCTTGTGAGTTTGTTAATTAGTACCATATTCCCTTTTCCTTCTTATGGGTTTTACGATTCATGTGGAACTTTTTCAATTGTATGTAAGTTAAAGAATCTGTTAGGCAGCACATTTTGAAGAGAGGGGGGCTTTGCTGTTCAACAGGAGTGAGCATCGGGTCACTTCTGCATGAAGTCAGCTGTATAATCTTCCGATAAtaaatttcaatcattttttagcCTGACTAAATCCCGAAACCAAGAAAATTGAAGTTCATTATTGCTCATTTCAAGCTCACAACGGAAGGAGGAGAGAACTTCAATCGTGATTAATTTAGCAAATGGGAAAATGACGTGCCTCTGACCTGATAGTCCAACAGTGAAAACGAATCAAAATATTGTTCCTCTGTTTCTCATTCTTTGTCGCAGCTACTTATGTGTGTACATCCACATACAAAATGAAGTCAAACTGCTTGTAATTAAAGGATGGTGTTTGTGGCGCTgtcttttttaaatttctttttgacGCATAGAATTGCACATTGAATTCTCTGCGTTGAAATAGTCCCATTATCTCAGTTGTCTTATCACTTTGTAAATATCTAGCTCTGAAGCCATTGGTGATTGAAGCAAAGGCCAATGCGAAGACTGAGAGTGCAAAAACCCGAAACATTAGATTGAGAAAAAAGGTATGCTTCTGTCTTTGGAATTACAAAATATGCGTACTTGGAAAGATATGTTCAGCCCATTGACAAGTAGGACTTTAGATATTTGTTTGTGGAGTTTGAGGAACTCATTTTCAATGAGCTTATAGTGCAAGTTTCATTTTTGATGCTATCTTAATTTGTGgaataacttgcttagtgttctTGCTTTTCCACTTATCTTTGCAAATAATGGTTCTTGCGTCTCTTGACCAGTTTAATGGCACAGCAACAAAACCAAGGCTATCAGTTTTCTGTTCAGATAAGCAGCTATATGCTATGGTAGTAGATGATCAGAACAAAAGGTGTTTGTTCTACGGCAGCACTCTACAGAAATCAATTCGCCAGGATCTATCTTGCACCACCATTGTCAGTGCTCCCTCTCAAATTAACACCACAATTCTCTACTCCCTTCCAAATTATGCACCAAAATTTCAGTAAACTGGACGCAATTGGAAACATATAAATAGTTGAAAAAATAGTATTcctttttcattctttcttttcaatGCTTTTAATTGGGATAAGCTGAGTTTGTCCTTGACCAAATGAGGTTTACTGTATCGAATATAGATCTGATTTTACGCAATTATTAATATCAGGAAGCAGCTCAACGTGTTGGTGAAGAGCTCGTCAAGGT
This window contains:
- the LOC113697705 gene encoding uncharacterized protein isoform X2, which gives rise to MMFAKITERACYPLLLVFLVFRSWHHMGSCNEILWTRMAAMGALTSGLQQLQLKTCQLFGTSDLHHFDNILPKKRASLKPLVIEAKANAKTESAKTRNIRLRKKFNGTATKPRLSVFCSDKQLYAMVVDDQNKRCLFYGSTLQKSIRQDLSCTTIEAAQRVGEELVKVCIDLDINEISSYDRNGLARGDRMQAFEIAISRHGFLPR
- the LOC113697705 gene encoding uncharacterized protein isoform X1, producing MGSCNEILWTRMAAMGALTSGLQQLQLKTCQLFGTSDLHHFDNILPKKRASLKPLVIEAKANAKTESAKTRNIRLRKKFNGTATKPRLSVFCSDKQLYAMVVDDQNKRCLFYGSTLQKSIRQDLSCTTIEAAQRVGEELVKVCIDLDINEISSYDRNGLARGDRMQAFEIAISRHGFLPR